Within the Longimicrobium sp. genome, the region TCGGCGCCGGGAAGGGCGTGCCCCGCGGGAAGGCGGTCCGCATCGTTCATCGTCCGGTCTTCCCCGAACGGATCACGAGTCTCATCCATGGATCGTTGCTCCTATCGAAGTAGACGTCCGACGACGAATCCAGCCACTCCCGCCATGAGCAGCGTCTGCACCGGCTTTTCGCGGATGCGCGCTTCCAGCGTGGATGCCGCGTCCATCGCACCCTGGCGGGCGGTCCCCACCCCGCCGCGCACCTTGCCGACCGGCGCGGCGAGCGGCCCCTCTTCCATGTCCAGCAGCCCGGAGATGCGGTTGCTGGCCCCGGTGGTCCCATCCGCGACGCCGCCGCGCACCGTCTCGGCCAGGCCGCTGACGCGCTCGCGTGCGGTACCGGCCAGCTCCGTCGCCCGTTCGCGCGCCGTGCCCGCGAGCTCGGTGGCCCGCTCCCTCGCCGTTCCCGCCACGTCGGCCAGCCGCTCGCGCGCGGTGCCGGCCGCGTCCACGATGCGCTCTTTCGCCACCCCGGCCACTTCCACGATCGTCTCGACGGCGTTCTCGACGGTGGTGCCGGTCACCAGCGCCTTCTCGCGCGCGGCGGTGGCGGCGTCGATCTCCGGGCCTTCACCCATGCCCACGCCCATCGCCTGCATCGCGTCGGCCACCCAGCGGTAGTGCCGCTCCTCGTCCAGCGCGTTGCGGTCGATGGCGCGCTTCAGGTTCTGCGGCCAGTGGTTGGCCTTGGCGGCGTACAGCTCGTACTTGCTGCGCACCTGCAGCTCGTTCTGCCGGAACGCGGCGAGCACCCCGCGGTCTCCACCGACCGCGCCGAGGCTCTGGAGCGCCTGCTTGAACGGCCCGGTGAGGTGGGGCTGGTTCTTCGCCTCGCCGCCCAGCCCCGCGATCAGCTCGTTCAGCTCCTGGATGTGGCGCTCGTGGTCGCGCCGGAAGCCCAGGATCTGGTTGGCGTGGTCGCGGTCCGCCAGCTTCTCGATGGCGACGTCGTACGCGCCGATCGCGTCATGGTCGAGCTGGAGCAGGTCGTTGAGCCCGTCGATGATGTCCGACACCGGCACCGGCGGTACCCCGCCTCCGGGCTGCGTCATGTCCGTGTCCACCGCTCCCTCCTCGTGATGTCCGTTCGCCTGTAGCCGCGCCGTGCGGCGCACATCCCCCGTCGTGTCCCGTCCCCTGGTTTCGCTGCCGACTGTCCCCTGCGGCGGGCGCCCCCCGGTTTGGCGACGGGCGTCCCCATGCACCTTCCATTCCAGCCGGAACACCCCCGATGCGTGCAGCCGCGCCGCTTTTCCGCGCCTCCGTGGACGATGACGGCGTGTGGGGCTCCGCTCTTGCACAGGTGTTGGCGCGTGTGGCCGCCGCGGCGGCTTCCAGGTGGCGCAACTCGATGAGGCGAAAGAAGATGTATACGCGACGCACGATCCCGTTCCGGCGCCAGGCGCTGCTCCTGCCGCTCCTCGCGGTGCTTTCCGGCTGCGCTTCGATGGGCAACCTGGGCGCCTTCCTGAGCGCCCCGACCTTCCAGGTGGACCAGAACCAGCAGGCGCAGCTCCGCCTCCTGCCGCCCGGCCCCGGGCGCCCCGCCGGCGGCGCGGCGATCCGCCTCTACGCGCGCGTCACCAACCCCAATCCGCTGGCGCTCACGCTGAGCACGCTGGCCGGGCAGCTGGAGCTGGAGGGGCGGCAGGCGGCGGAGGTGAACTTCCCGCTCGGCGTCCCCCTCGCCGCCGGCGGGCAGACGGTGGTGCCGCTCGACATTGCGGTGAGCTTCAGCGACGTCCCGGCGCTCGGGAGCGTGATCATGAACGCCCTCACCGGCCGCTCTATCGCCTACCGTCTGAACGGCACCGTCGGTGTGGATGCCGGCCCGCTCGGCCGGCCCACCTTTGGGCCGATGGCGCTGCTTTCGGGGAGCACGCGCGTTACGCGGTAGGGGTTGAGGTACGTGGAACGATGGCGGGGGTGCGGCTTTGACGGCTGCGCCCCCGCTTTCGTGTGTCCCACGGCGTAAAACTGCAGGCCTCACGCGGAGGCGCGGAGAGCGCGGAGGAGAATCGGCGCAGAAGCGTAGGGTGGTACGTGGGAGGGCACGGGCAGCCACGTGGGGCGGCCCCTACGGGATTCGGGATTGAAGGGGTGAGATCGAGGCTGCGGCGAGGAGGGCAGACACGCAGGTCTGCCCCTACGGAGATCGGTGCGCGAGGACGGGGGACGGGGCAGCGCGTGACACGGGCGCGATGAATCGCGCCCCTACAGGGCATCTGCGAAGCGCGAGGGCAGTTCTCCCCCTCACCCGCCCTGCGCCCCCGCAGGCGGGGGAGGGGGTCGGGGGGGAGGGGGCCCTCAAACAGAAGCGGAGCGCACGTTCGTGCGCTCCGCTCCGGGGACCCTCTGACGGGACGATCAGCGTGTCTGGCGGCCCCTGCGGGAGGGGCGCGGGATCACCCTTCTTCGCGCCCGACGCCGGCCAGGATGCCCACGGCCCGGAAGCACTTGTGGCAGTAGAGCGCGGCGGCGTACTCGCCCTCCGGGTCCGTGACCGAGGCGAAGCCGTTGGGGTCGATCTGCGGTTCGATGAAGGCGAGGACCTCGATGTTCCCCGGGCCGCACATGGGGCAGGGGACGTTGGAGGGATCCTTTCGGTACGCCATCAGGAGCTCCAGCGCTTCGGCGTCCGTAAACGGGCCCTTGGGCTGCGGAAGCGCGTCGGAAAGCTCACGGTCGATGCGGTTCATGGGTCCCTCCTGGGTGTCTGCGGCGCGCCGGCCCTCCGTCGCCCCGCCTGCATGCTGACCTGTCCCCGTGGCTCCTCAAATGCAACGCACGTGCCGAACCGCATAACAGACAAACGCTTACGAAAGTGCTCGCCAGCCCTGCCGCTCCGGCCCGGGGTGATTGGGCAAGGTCCGGGCCGGAACTTTGGGGAATGGGGAATGGGGTCGGGGGGAGGGCCCCCTCACCTCAGCGTCCGCTCGAACAGCTCGTAGATGCGCCGGTACTCGTCCGCCCACGACTCGGGGCGGGTGAAGCCGTGGTCCTCCACCGGGTACACGGCCAGCTCCCAGTTCGTCTTCCCCAGCTCGATCAGGCGCTGGCTGAGGCGCACGATGTCCTGGAAGTGCACGTTGGTGTCCACCATGCCATGCGCCATCAGCAGGTCGCCGCGCAGGCCCTCGGCGAAGTAGATGGGCGACGAGCGGCGGTAGGCGAGCGTGTCATCCTGCGGCTGGTTCAGGATGCGCGCCGTGTACGGATGGTTGTAGTGCGCCCAGTCCGTCACCGAGCGCAGCGCGGCGCCCGAGCGGAAGACGTCCGGCTCCGTGAACAGCCCCATCAGCGTGATGAAGCCGCCGTACGATCCGCCGTAGAGGCCCACGCGCTTCGCATCGACGCCCTCGTTGGCCACCATCCAGCGCGCGGCGTCCACGTGGTCGGAGAGGTCCTTGCCGCCCATGTGGCGATAGATCCCCGTGCGCCACGCGCCGCCATACCCCGCCGAGCCGCGGTAGTCCACGTCCATCACCGTGTAGCCGCGCGACGCGAGCAGGTGGTTGAACATGTACTCGCGGTAATACGTGCTCCATCCGCGGTGCGCGTTCTGGAGGTACCCCGCGCCGTGCACGAAGAGGACGCCCGCCCCGTTGGGCGCGGCGCCCAGCTCGCGCGGACGGTAGATGCGCGCGTACACCGTGGCCCCGTCCTGCGCCTTGAAGGTCACCACCTGGGGCTTGATCCAGGGACCGCGCCGGAACTCCGCCGTGGTCGAGGTCGTCACGCGGCGGGGCGCGGCGCCGCGGCCCACGGGCATCAGGTACAGCTCGTTCGGCGCGTCGGCGGTGGAGTGGAGGAGGGCGGCCCAGCGGCCGTCCGGCGACACGCGTGCCTCGGTCCATCCCTCCAGCGACG harbors:
- a CDS encoding ferritin-like domain-containing protein — its product is MDTDMTQPGGGVPPVPVSDIIDGLNDLLQLDHDAIGAYDVAIEKLADRDHANQILGFRRDHERHIQELNELIAGLGGEAKNQPHLTGPFKQALQSLGAVGGDRGVLAAFRQNELQVRSKYELYAAKANHWPQNLKRAIDRNALDEERHYRWVADAMQAMGVGMGEGPEIDAATAAREKALVTGTTVENAVETIVEVAGVAKERIVDAAGTARERLADVAGTARERATELAGTARERATELAGTARERVSGLAETVRGGVADGTTGASNRISGLLDMEEGPLAAPVGKVRGGVGTARQGAMDAASTLEARIREKPVQTLLMAGVAGFVVGRLLR
- a CDS encoding LEA type 2 family protein, encoding MRAAAPLFRASVDDDGVWGSALAQVLARVAAAAASRWRNSMRRKKMYTRRTIPFRRQALLLPLLAVLSGCASMGNLGAFLSAPTFQVDQNQQAQLRLLPPGPGRPAGGAAIRLYARVTNPNPLALTLSTLAGQLELEGRQAAEVNFPLGVPLAAGGQTVVPLDIAVSFSDVPALGSVIMNALTGRSIAYRLNGTVGVDAGPLGRPTFGPMALLSGSTRVTR